From a single Okeanomitos corallinicola TIOX110 genomic region:
- the ilvB gene encoding biosynthetic-type acetolactate synthase large subunit, producing MRSPSQISPPQSENQKSAAISTASDVTPKRASGGFALMDSLLRHGVEYIFGYPGGAILPIYDDLYKVKATRPIEHILVRHEQGASHAADGYARATGKVGICFGTSGPGATNLVTGIATAYMDSIPMIVVTGQVPRPAIGTDAFQETDIYGITLPIVKHSYVVRDPKDMARIVAEAFHIASTGRPGPVLIDVPKDVALEEFNYVPVEPGSVKLPGYRPTVKGNPRQINAAIQLMRESRRPLLYVGGGAIAANAHVEVQQLAELFNIPVTTTLMGIGAFDEHHPLSVGMLGMHGTAYANFAVTDCDLLICVGARFDDRVTGKLDEFASHAKVIHIDIDPAEVGKNRVPEVPIVGDVKTVLKDLLRRCQQTNGNTIPNRNQEWLNLINRWKQDYPLVVPHYADSISPQEVIVEVGNQAPNAFYTTDVGQHQMWAAQFLKNGPRRWISSAGLGTMGFGVPAAMGAKVAFPDEEVICISGDASFQMCLQELGTLSQYGINVKTVILNNGWQGMVRQWQEAFYGERYSCSNMEVGMPDIELLAQAYGIKGMIINSRDELADKIAEMLAHNGPVIVDVRVTRNENCYPMVAPGKSNAQMFGLPKPVPTTAVEPVYCNHCGTKNPPNHNFCAECGNKL from the coding sequence GTGCGCTCCCCTTCTCAAATCAGTCCCCCACAATCGGAAAATCAAAAATCTGCTGCTATTTCAACCGCGTCAGATGTCACTCCCAAACGGGCTTCTGGCGGTTTTGCTTTGATGGATAGTTTACTGCGTCATGGTGTCGAGTATATTTTCGGCTATCCCGGCGGGGCAATTCTACCCATATACGATGATCTATATAAAGTAAAAGCAACAAGACCTATTGAACACATTCTTGTTAGACATGAACAGGGTGCTTCCCATGCTGCGGATGGTTATGCCCGTGCAACTGGCAAAGTAGGTATCTGTTTTGGTACTTCCGGTCCAGGGGCAACTAATCTAGTTACAGGTATTGCGACAGCTTACATGGATTCAATTCCCATGATTGTTGTCACAGGACAAGTACCACGTCCAGCTATTGGTACAGATGCTTTTCAAGAAACTGATATCTACGGAATTACTCTACCTATTGTTAAGCATTCTTACGTAGTTCGTGACCCTAAAGATATGGCGCGAATTGTGGCCGAGGCATTCCACATTGCCAGTACAGGTAGACCAGGCCCTGTTTTGATAGATGTGCCTAAAGATGTCGCCTTAGAAGAATTTAACTATGTACCTGTAGAACCAGGTTCAGTTAAGTTACCTGGATATCGTCCCACCGTAAAGGGCAACCCCAGACAAATTAACGCAGCTATACAGTTAATGCGTGAAAGTCGCCGTCCCTTATTGTATGTGGGTGGGGGTGCGATCGCTGCCAATGCCCATGTAGAAGTTCAACAACTGGCAGAATTATTTAATATTCCCGTCACTACGACTTTAATGGGGATCGGTGCATTTGATGAACATCACCCCCTATCTGTGGGAATGTTGGGAATGCACGGTACTGCTTACGCTAACTTTGCAGTCACAGATTGTGATTTACTAATTTGCGTCGGTGCGAGATTTGATGACCGAGTAACAGGTAAATTAGATGAATTTGCCTCCCACGCTAAAGTCATTCACATTGATATTGATCCAGCAGAAGTAGGTAAAAACCGAGTTCCTGAAGTGCCAATTGTTGGTGATGTTAAAACCGTTTTGAAAGACTTATTACGGCGATGTCAACAGACAAACGGTAACACTATACCCAACCGCAATCAAGAATGGTTAAATCTAATTAACCGTTGGAAACAAGATTATCCTTTAGTTGTACCTCATTACGCTGACAGCATTTCTCCCCAAGAGGTAATAGTCGAAGTTGGCAACCAAGCCCCTAACGCATTTTATACCACTGATGTTGGTCAACATCAAATGTGGGCGGCTCAGTTTCTGAAGAATGGCCCCAGACGCTGGATCTCCAGTGCAGGTTTAGGCACAATGGGTTTTGGTGTACCTGCGGCTATGGGTGCAAAAGTTGCTTTCCCTGATGAAGAGGTAATTTGTATTAGCGGTGACGCTAGTTTTCAAATGTGCTTGCAGGAGTTAGGGACATTATCACAGTATGGTATTAATGTCAAGACTGTAATTTTAAATAACGGTTGGCAGGGAATGGTACGCCAATGGCAAGAAGCTTTTTATGGTGAGCGTTATTCCTGCTCTAACATGGAAGTAGGAATGCCAGATATTGAACTCTTGGCACAGGCTTACGGAATTAAAGGCATGATAATTAACAGCCGGGATGAATTGGCTGATAAAATTGCCGAAATGCTGGCACATAATGGCCCTGTAATTGTAGATGTCCGCGTTACCAGAAACGAAAACTGCTATCCAATGGTAGCCCCTGGTAAGAGTAATGCACAGATGTTTGGTTTACCCAAACCAGTTCCTACAACCGCAGTCGAGCCAGTTTACTGCAACCATTGTGGCACAAAAAACCCACCTAACCATAATTTCTGTGCTGAGTGTGGGAATAAGTTGTAG
- a CDS encoding cob(I)yrinic acid a,c-diamide adenosyltransferase, which translates to MTRNGIGIRTAQVRSERLTGQIHVYDGLGKGKSQAALGVVLRSIGLGINAGENYHRVLLLRFLKGPERDYDEDGAIMALQRGFPHLIDQVRTGRAEFFGPDEIISFDKTEAARGWDVAKGAIASGLYSVVVLDEINPVLDLGLLPVDEVVNTLKSKPQELEIITTGRAAPQQLLDIADLHSEMKPQHHPTAAELLIEGIEIYTGAGKGKSTSALGKALQAIGRGINHPGSTRVLIMQWLKGGSGYTEDAAIAALQQSYPEVVDHLRCGRDAIVWRNSRQELDYIEAERGWEIAKTAIASGVYKTIILDELNPTVDLELLPVDPIVQALLRKPRDTEVIITGRCQNQPAYFDLASIHSEVYCHKHYANQGVELKRGVDF; encoded by the coding sequence ATGACAAGAAATGGGATCGGTATCCGCACAGCACAGGTGCGTTCAGAACGGCTGACTGGTCAAATTCACGTCTATGATGGTCTTGGGAAAGGTAAGTCCCAAGCAGCTTTAGGGGTGGTTTTGCGTTCTATTGGTCTAGGTATTAACGCTGGTGAAAATTATCATCGGGTGTTACTTTTGCGGTTTTTGAAGGGGCCAGAACGGGATTATGATGAAGATGGGGCAATTATGGCTTTACAGCGTGGTTTTCCCCATTTAATTGATCAGGTGCGTACGGGGAGGGCCGAATTTTTTGGCCCTGATGAAATTATTTCCTTTGACAAAACGGAAGCTGCACGGGGTTGGGATGTGGCTAAGGGGGCGATCGCTTCTGGGTTATATTCTGTAGTGGTTTTAGATGAAATTAACCCGGTGTTAGATTTGGGTTTGTTACCTGTGGATGAGGTGGTCAATACTTTAAAATCTAAACCCCAGGAATTGGAAATTATTACGACTGGACGCGCTGCACCACAACAGTTACTAGATATTGCGGATTTACATTCAGAGATGAAACCCCAACACCACCCCACAGCCGCAGAATTGTTAATTGAAGGTATAGAAATTTATACTGGTGCGGGCAAAGGTAAATCTACCAGTGCCTTGGGTAAGGCTTTACAGGCAATAGGTAGGGGGATTAATCATCCTGGTTCTACCCGTGTATTAATTATGCAGTGGTTAAAGGGTGGTAGTGGATATACGGAGGATGCAGCGATCGCCGCTTTGCAACAGTCTTATCCTGAAGTAGTGGATCATTTACGTTGTGGTAGAGATGCCATTGTTTGGCGTAATTCTCGTCAAGAATTAGACTATATAGAAGCAGAAAGAGGTTGGGAAATTGCCAAAACTGCCATCGCATCAGGTGTATATAAAACCATCATTCTCGATGAACTTAACCCCACCGTTGACTTAGAATTGTTACCCGTTGATCCGATTGTACAGGCTTTATTGCGTAAACCTAGAGATACAGAAGTAATTATTACTGGGCGCTGTCAAAATCAACCTGCATACTTTGATTTAGCCAGTATCCATTCTGAGGTTTACTGTCATAAACACTACGCAAATCAAGGAGTAGAATTAAAGCGGGGAGTAGATTTTTAA
- the fraC gene encoding filament integrity protein FraC produces MPDELSLPRILPIGAIVFETLFLLVAIPIEGYILHKNLKFDKKTSIFYAIAMNVFSSVIGWNIFFLFEPILPVEIKSELISYVFFNYFKNPRTQNYIIMMSFVIFLATFLMKFFCLKLLIVSLDELGKNEEIIETSQRHKILKHERIRLQNANLITSTLIANSLSYSAITIIILIRDFAIRTR; encoded by the coding sequence ATGCCTGACGAATTATCATTACCAAGAATCTTACCCATTGGGGCAATTGTGTTTGAAACTTTATTTTTACTGGTTGCTATTCCCATAGAAGGGTATATTCTCCATAAAAACCTAAAATTTGATAAAAAAACCAGCATTTTCTACGCCATAGCTATGAATGTTTTTTCTAGCGTCATTGGTTGGAATATATTCTTTCTGTTTGAGCCGATATTACCTGTAGAAATTAAATCAGAATTAATTAGCTATGTATTTTTTAACTATTTCAAAAATCCCAGAACTCAAAATTATATAATTATGATGAGTTTTGTCATCTTCTTAGCTACATTTTTAATGAAATTTTTCTGTCTTAAATTACTAATTGTATCTTTGGATGAACTCGGTAAAAATGAAGAAATCATAGAAACATCCCAACGGCATAAAATATTAAAACATGAAAGAATCAGGCTGCAAAATGCCAACTTAATCACCAGTACATTAATTGCCAATTCTTTAAGTTATAGTGCTATCACTATTATTATATTAATTCGTGATTTTGCTATACGTACAAGGTAA
- the fraD gene encoding septal junction protein FraD: MNSSLFKEVFQLFKFIQDLFSGVQKILMPPKAFSWQTFIYLSVFSWGSSYFATGPIKAIIAFMGWAFLIAGTAWYTTDDPVRVPGTFMPVGALITGFLVSVFAFGDQESVVTPRTIVLWPTLAAIITGIPEFFTGTGTLAKTTIPKLEVRQKIIILLAWSMLISCWIQFYFVIDKWFKEYPSLSADNFQNSSFVVRIEPKSDKPQNGNMILNKIQPKIEAQIANRTWSEVERWLLEANQQVGNIGKNLIDENLNEYEEKALWRIEPRISNIPSGYKLDILSIWQGPSKNPRGFFLQKSCRIQVQNAESQRSVATIECDRNSRFFLGSPPPKR, encoded by the coding sequence ATGAATTCATCATTGTTTAAAGAAGTATTTCAGTTATTTAAGTTTATTCAAGATTTATTTTCAGGAGTGCAAAAAATATTAATGCCTCCTAAAGCTTTTTCTTGGCAGACATTTATCTATTTAAGTGTGTTTTCCTGGGGTAGTTCATATTTCGCCACCGGACCAATAAAAGCTATAATTGCCTTCATGGGTTGGGCATTTTTAATTGCTGGTACAGCTTGGTACACTACCGATGATCCGGTGAGAGTTCCGGGAACTTTTATGCCAGTGGGAGCATTAATTACAGGGTTTTTGGTTAGCGTCTTTGCATTCGGAGATCAGGAGAGTGTAGTCACACCTAGAACGATTGTTCTCTGGCCAACATTAGCAGCGATAATCACAGGAATACCAGAATTTTTTACAGGTACAGGTACATTAGCAAAAACTACTATTCCTAAACTAGAAGTCCGGCAAAAAATTATTATTTTACTGGCTTGGTCTATGTTGATTAGTTGCTGGATTCAGTTTTATTTTGTTATAGATAAATGGTTCAAAGAATATCCTAGTTTATCCGCTGATAATTTTCAGAATAGTAGCTTTGTAGTCAGAATAGAACCAAAAAGTGATAAGCCGCAAAATGGTAATATGATTTTAAATAAAATTCAACCAAAAATAGAAGCACAAATAGCTAACAGAACTTGGTCAGAAGTAGAAAGATGGTTATTAGAAGCTAATCAACAAGTTGGTAATATAGGTAAAAATCTGATAGATGAAAACCTAAATGAATATGAAGAAAAAGCACTATGGAGAATTGAACCTAGAATATCTAATATCCCATCGGGTTACAAATTAGATATCCTCAGTATTTGGCAAGGGCCAAGTAAAAACCCACGGGGATTCTTCTTACAAAAATCCTGTCGTATTCAGGTGCAAAACGCAGAAAGTCAAAGATCAGTTGCAACAATTGAATGCGATCGCAACAGTAGATTTTTTCTCGGTTCACCACCACCAAAACGGTAA
- a CDS encoding ABC transporter permease subunit, translating into MNPNRTIVLAKNVFQEVIRDHILYIIGFYAIILAIANRAIFEFAATTQDKIFLDFCLAAMNVIGLIIAIFIGTGLVNKEIEKRTILMLIAKPISRSEFITSKYLGLSGVLGVLLLAMTAIALVFLQLSKIVYPFTSFLIAVLFIFLQLTLITAIAITLGVFTSSLIATALTFAVYLMGNITQDLVALGRLTENPAVERFTQALYLILPDLSRLNLQNDAVYGMQAIPDVITLFGHGIYGLIYSFMLLAMAILIFLKKEF; encoded by the coding sequence ATGAATCCAAACAGAACTATTGTCTTAGCTAAAAATGTTTTTCAGGAAGTGATCCGCGATCACATTCTCTATATCATCGGTTTTTATGCCATCATTCTGGCGATCGCTAACCGGGCAATTTTTGAATTTGCGGCCACCACCCAAGATAAAATATTCTTGGATTTTTGTTTAGCGGCCATGAATGTAATCGGGTTAATTATTGCTATATTTATCGGTACGGGATTAGTTAATAAAGAAATTGAAAAACGCACCATCTTAATGTTAATTGCTAAACCCATCAGTCGGAGTGAATTTATCACCAGTAAATATTTAGGTTTATCTGGTGTCTTGGGTGTACTCCTCTTAGCAATGACAGCAATTGCTTTAGTGTTTTTACAACTGAGTAAGATTGTTTATCCCTTTACCAGTTTTTTAATTGCTGTATTATTTATATTTTTGCAATTAACATTAATTACCGCTATTGCTATTACATTGGGAGTTTTTACCAGTTCATTAATCGCTACGGCTTTAACTTTTGCTGTTTATTTAATGGGGAATATTACACAAGATTTGGTTGCACTTGGACGCTTGACAGAAAACCCAGCAGTAGAACGTTTCACCCAGGCTTTATATCTAATTCTTCCAGATTTATCACGCTTAAATCTACAAAATGATGCAGTTTATGGAATGCAAGCAATACCAGATGTAATTACATTATTTGGTCATGGAATTTATGGTTTAATTTATAGTTTCATGTTGTTAGCTATGGCGATTTTAATCTTCTTAAAAAAGGAATTTTAA
- the purN gene encoding phosphoribosylglycinamide formyltransferase: MDQSYQIDVTSSLISPDISIHNLATTKPIKLGVMASGNGSNFEVVAQAIANGQINAKIQVLIYNNPKAKAAVRAENHGVKSVLLNHRDFKTRADLDRQIVQTLRQHDVDFVIMAGWMRLVTQELIDAFPDRIINIHPSLLPSFKGVRAVEQALAAGVKITGCTVHLVCLAVDSGPILMQAAVPILPDDTVETLHARIQVQEHRILPLAIANIGNG; this comes from the coding sequence ATGGATCAATCATACCAAATTGATGTTACATCTAGTCTAATTTCTCCTGACATTTCTATTCACAACTTAGCAACCACGAAACCCATAAAATTAGGAGTGATGGCTTCAGGAAATGGTAGTAATTTTGAAGTAGTTGCCCAGGCGATCGCCAATGGTCAAATCAATGCTAAAATTCAAGTCTTAATCTACAATAATCCTAAAGCTAAGGCCGCAGTCAGGGCAGAAAATCATGGTGTCAAATCTGTACTTTTAAATCATCGTGATTTCAAAACCCGCGCAGATTTAGACCGGCAAATTGTCCAAACCCTACGCCAACATGATGTAGACTTTGTGATTATGGCTGGTTGGATGCGTTTAGTTACCCAAGAATTAATTGACGCTTTTCCTGATAGAATTATTAATATCCATCCCAGTTTATTACCCAGTTTTAAGGGTGTCCGGGCTGTTGAACAAGCTTTGGCAGCAGGGGTAAAAATCACAGGCTGTACTGTGCATCTCGTCTGTTTAGCAGTGGATAGCGGACCAATTTTAATGCAAGCCGCTGTACCAATTTTGCCTGATGATACAGTGGAAACACTACACGCAAGAATCCAGGTGCAAGAGCATCGAATTTTACCTTTGGCGATCGCTAATATCGGTAATGGGTAA
- a CDS encoding phosphoglucomutase/phosphomannomutase family protein, protein MSILTRPIKFGTDGWRGVIADEFTFERLALVAPIAAQVLYNTYNSTVGSRTIIVGYDRRFMAENFARVVADAVKAVGFDVIFSDSYAPTPAFSWAAKDLNALGALVITASHNPGSYSGLKVKSAFGGSVPPEVTKEIEKLLTVEIPTTDTPGKEETFDPWPSYCQALEKKVNIEKIRQAISSDKLTLFTDVMHGAAASGLGRLLGSKVKEINSNRDPLFEGGAPEPLPKYLSKLFTEIKNHEENNHSPLTVGLVFDGDCDRIAAVDKNSNFLSSQILIPILIDHLKTRRNFTGEIVKTVSGSDLIPLVAKSLNLSVFETAVGYKYIADRMLDTEVLLGGEESGGIGYGSHIPERDALLSALYVLEAVVESGLDLGEYYQQLQQKTNFFSAYDRIDLPLASMEVRGKLLQQLENKPLTEIAGKKVIDCNQIDGYKFRLEDQSWLMIRFSGTEPVLRLYCEAPTLEQVHQTLTWAKNWAESN, encoded by the coding sequence ATGTCAATTTTAACTAGACCGATCAAGTTTGGTACTGATGGGTGGCGAGGTGTAATCGCTGATGAATTCACCTTTGAACGTCTAGCATTAGTAGCCCCGATCGCCGCCCAAGTATTATACAACACCTATAATTCTACAGTGGGCAGCCGTACCATTATTGTTGGTTATGATCGCCGTTTTATGGCGGAAAATTTCGCCCGTGTTGTTGCTGATGCTGTCAAAGCTGTGGGTTTTGATGTCATATTTAGTGATAGCTATGCACCCACTCCCGCATTTAGTTGGGCAGCAAAAGACCTTAACGCTTTAGGTGCGTTAGTAATTACCGCTAGTCATAACCCTGGCTCATATTCAGGGTTAAAAGTCAAGAGTGCATTTGGTGGTTCAGTACCTCCAGAAGTTACCAAAGAAATAGAAAAACTACTAACAGTGGAAATACCAACCACAGATACACCGGGTAAAGAGGAAACATTTGATCCTTGGCCTAGTTATTGTCAAGCATTAGAAAAGAAAGTAAATATTGAGAAAATTAGACAAGCAATATCATCAGATAAATTAACATTATTTACCGACGTTATGCACGGTGCAGCCGCCAGTGGTTTAGGAAGATTATTAGGATCAAAAGTTAAAGAAATTAATAGTAACCGTGATCCTTTATTTGAAGGTGGTGCGCCTGAACCTTTACCAAAATATCTATCAAAATTATTTACAGAAATAAAAAATCATGAGGAAAATAATCACTCACCCTTAACAGTAGGATTAGTATTTGATGGAGATTGCGATCGCATCGCCGCCGTAGATAAAAACTCTAATTTCCTCAGTTCCCAAATCCTAATTCCCATCTTAATAGATCACCTCAAAACCAGACGCAATTTTACAGGAGAAATTGTTAAAACCGTCAGCGGTTCTGATTTAATTCCCCTAGTGGCAAAATCACTAAATTTATCAGTCTTTGAAACCGCCGTAGGTTATAAATACATAGCCGATAGAATGTTAGATACAGAGGTATTACTCGGTGGTGAAGAATCTGGCGGAATTGGTTATGGTAGCCATATTCCCGAAAGAGACGCTTTATTATCAGCATTGTATGTCTTAGAAGCCGTAGTAGAATCCGGTTTAGATTTAGGGGAATATTATCAACAACTACAACAAAAAACTAACTTTTTCTCAGCTTATGATCGGATAGATTTACCCTTAGCAAGTATGGAAGTGAGAGGTAAATTATTACAACAATTAGAAAATAAACCTTTAACAGAAATTGCAGGTAAAAAAGTCATTGATTGTAATCAAATAGATGGTTACAAATTCCGTCTAGAAGATCAAAGTTGGTTAATGATTAGATTTAGTGGAACTGAACCAGTTTTACGTCTTTATTGTGAAGCACCAACCTTAGAACAAGTTCATCAAACATTGACTTGGGCTAAAAATTGGGCAGAATCAAATTAA
- the rdgB gene encoding RdgB/HAM1 family non-canonical purine NTP pyrophosphatase, with product MTKTLVVATGNPGKLREMQAYLADSQWELILKPADLDVEETGTTFVENACLKASEVAKATGKWAIADDSGLAVDVLNGAPGVYSARYGNTDTERISRLLRELGDTENRQAQFLCAVAVSNPQGEIILQSEGICQGEILYEIRGDGGFGYDPIFYVPEKQLTFAQMSPELKKSISHRGNALNALVPQLVKFKD from the coding sequence ATGACTAAAACACTCGTCGTCGCTACTGGAAACCCTGGAAAATTGCGGGAAATGCAAGCATATTTAGCTGATTCCCAATGGGAATTAATCTTAAAACCCGCAGATTTAGATGTTGAAGAAACCGGAACAACCTTTGTCGAAAATGCTTGTTTAAAAGCCTCAGAAGTTGCAAAAGCTACAGGTAAATGGGCGATCGCTGATGACTCTGGTTTAGCTGTAGATGTCCTCAATGGTGCGCCAGGAGTGTATTCTGCCCGTTATGGTAATACTGATACAGAACGCATTTCACGGTTATTACGGGAATTGGGTGATACGGAAAATCGTCAAGCACAGTTTCTTTGTGCAGTAGCAGTTTCCAACCCTCAAGGGGAAATAATTTTACAATCTGAGGGTATTTGTCAAGGTGAAATTCTCTATGAAATTCGTGGAGATGGTGGTTTTGGTTATGATCCGATTTTTTATGTTCCAGAAAAACAGTTAACCTTTGCCCAAATGTCACCGGAGTTGAAAAAGTCAATTAGTCATCGTGGTAATGCTTTAAATGCTTTAGTACCGCAGTTGGTAAAATTTAAGGATTGA
- a CDS encoding TMEM143 family protein — protein MSFHENLEAFIPHTRNDIIKLCLADGQLNESDAQKFPEFCQILTAYYHFRFHKTLEIIKENYIPFNPNADILPINPPSCAEYGDMELKVIEAFEHIVERANYIPLSEAVIQKALDTKSLIDLKTDVDFADFDKFICYYRGDVYKEISVKKFYFWEEQKKIDIFERIVVLIKFKEPAYFKAKKIKIEDLKFIPGKMYVYFYKDIPKLDIDLLFPNVKTSMTWKDRLLFGIPAIGAAIPLILRTLPNLLLLIAAVLLAFNVQFIVDLLSIDPEKIKNIMPIFVATLSLAITLGGFAFKQYNTYKSKKIKFQKTVTDTLFFQNLGNNASVFQMFIELGEEEECKEIILAYYHLLTSPKPLTPEELDHRIETWMKNKLGTKINFDIQGPVGNLKDICGRVQSRENAHTFTEISLLTYNQKGECQVPCLDDAKAVIDYVWDNAFQYNGIIL, from the coding sequence ATGAGTTTTCACGAAAATTTAGAAGCCTTCATTCCTCACACTCGCAATGATATTATCAAACTTTGTTTAGCCGATGGCCAGCTAAATGAATCTGATGCTCAAAAATTTCCAGAATTTTGTCAAATTCTCACGGCATATTATCATTTTCGCTTCCACAAAACCTTAGAAATTATTAAAGAAAATTATATTCCTTTTAACCCAAATGCAGATATTTTACCGATAAACCCACCTTCTTGTGCAGAATATGGTGATATGGAATTGAAGGTAATTGAAGCCTTTGAGCATATTGTCGAACGAGCTAATTATATTCCTTTATCAGAAGCGGTTATTCAAAAAGCACTAGATACAAAGTCTTTAATTGATTTAAAAACAGATGTAGATTTTGCCGATTTTGATAAATTCATTTGTTATTATCGTGGTGATGTTTATAAAGAAATTTCTGTTAAAAAGTTTTACTTTTGGGAAGAACAAAAGAAAATAGATATTTTTGAACGGATCGTTGTATTGATAAAGTTTAAAGAACCTGCCTATTTTAAAGCCAAAAAAATTAAAATAGAAGATTTAAAATTTATTCCTGGAAAAATGTATGTTTACTTCTATAAAGATATTCCTAAACTAGATATTGACTTACTATTCCCCAATGTCAAAACAAGTATGACATGGAAAGATCGCCTATTATTTGGTATTCCTGCTATTGGTGCAGCTATTCCTTTGATATTAAGAACACTGCCTAATTTATTATTACTAATTGCGGCAGTTTTATTAGCTTTTAATGTGCAATTTATTGTTGATTTATTAAGTATAGATCCTGAGAAAATCAAAAATATTATGCCTATTTTCGTAGCCACTTTATCATTAGCAATTACCTTGGGGGGATTTGCCTTTAAACAATACAATACTTATAAAAGTAAAAAAATCAAGTTTCAAAAAACTGTCACTGATACCCTATTTTTTCAGAATTTGGGTAACAATGCGAGTGTGTTTCAGATGTTTATTGAATTAGGAGAAGAAGAAGAATGTAAAGAGATTATTTTGGCATATTATCATTTACTGACCAGTCCTAAACCATTAACACCTGAAGAATTAGATCATCGGATTGAAACTTGGATGAAAAATAAGTTAGGAACAAAGATTAACTTTGATATTCAAGGCCCAGTGGGAAATTTAAAAGATATTTGTGGACGGGTGCAAAGTAGAGAAAATGCACATACTTTCACAGAGATTTCTTTACTTACCTATAACCAAAAAGGAGAATGTCAAGTTCCTTGTTTAGATGATGCTAAAGCAGTGATTGATTATGTCTGGGATAATGCCTTTCAGTATAATGGCATCATTTTATAA
- a CDS encoding P-II family nitrogen regulator has protein sequence MKKVEAIIRPFKLDEVKIALVNAGIVGMTISEVRGFGRQKGQTERYRGSEYTVEFLQKLKVEIVVEDNQVDMVVDKIISAARTGEIGDGKIFISPVEQIVRIRTGEKNTEAV, from the coding sequence ATGAAAAAAGTAGAAGCTATTATCCGTCCATTTAAGCTGGATGAGGTAAAAATCGCTCTGGTTAATGCGGGAATTGTGGGAATGACTATTTCTGAAGTCCGTGGTTTTGGTCGGCAGAAAGGCCAAACTGAACGCTACCGGGGTTCGGAATATACGGTTGAATTCCTACAAAAGCTCAAAGTAGAAATTGTTGTAGAAGATAACCAAGTTGATATGGTAGTGGATAAAATTATTTCTGCTGCCCGTACTGGTGAAATTGGTGATGGTAAAATATTTATCTCCCCTGTCGAGCAAATTGTACGGATTCGGACTGGAGAAAAGAACACAGAAGCTGTATAA